In the genome of Bacillus sp. S3, one region contains:
- a CDS encoding sodium-dependent transporter, translated as MKNAEQWSSKIGFILAAGGSAIGLGAIWKFPYIAGVSGGGAFFFIFILFTLFLGLPLLIAEFVIGRKTQKNAIEAYKELAPDGKWHWIGYLGIVTCFILLSFYSVIGGWIISYIWKAVSGQLNGLDQAGYAQLFGETISDPAISVGVQLIFMLFTIVVVAKGVQKGIEKASQIMMPVLFILFIILIVRSLSLEGAMEGVTFLFKPDFHKVTAETILFALGQSFFALSVGVSVMVTYSSYLSKEESLVRSAFSIVGLNIFIIILSGLAIFPAVFSFGLKPDAGPVLLFNVLPNVFNQMAFGMVFFVAFLVLFLFAALTSAFSMLEIIVSVIAKGDVKKRVKWSWIIGIAIFLFGTPSALSYGVLSDVLVFGKTIFDAADYLVSNVLMPIGALLISIFVPLKIKKSALYEELALGGGLPLGLFRVWFVLIRYVAPIAILFVCYHVIRG; from the coding sequence TTGAAAAATGCGGAACAGTGGTCATCGAAAATTGGTTTTATTTTAGCTGCAGGCGGGTCTGCCATTGGGCTTGGAGCTATTTGGAAGTTTCCCTACATTGCTGGAGTAAGTGGGGGAGGGGCATTCTTTTTTATCTTTATTCTATTTACCTTATTTTTGGGTCTGCCATTGCTTATTGCTGAATTTGTGATAGGGCGCAAAACACAGAAAAACGCCATTGAAGCTTATAAGGAACTAGCTCCCGATGGGAAATGGCATTGGATAGGCTACTTAGGAATTGTCACCTGTTTTATTTTACTCTCATTTTATAGTGTAATTGGCGGCTGGATTATCAGTTACATATGGAAGGCTGTTTCAGGCCAGCTGAATGGATTGGATCAGGCAGGGTATGCACAGTTGTTCGGTGAGACCATTTCTGACCCTGCTATTAGCGTTGGGGTACAATTGATCTTCATGCTTTTCACTATCGTAGTTGTAGCAAAAGGGGTTCAAAAAGGGATTGAAAAAGCTAGTCAAATCATGATGCCGGTTTTATTTATTCTTTTTATCATTCTTATCGTTCGATCTTTGTCACTTGAGGGGGCAATGGAAGGTGTTACTTTCTTATTTAAGCCGGATTTTCATAAAGTAACGGCGGAAACGATTCTCTTTGCTTTAGGACAATCCTTTTTCGCCTTAAGTGTCGGTGTTTCGGTAATGGTGACGTATAGCTCCTATTTATCAAAGGAAGAAAGTTTAGTTCGCTCCGCCTTTTCGATTGTAGGTTTAAATATATTTATTATTATTTTGTCGGGTCTTGCGATTTTTCCTGCGGTGTTTTCATTTGGGTTAAAGCCTGACGCCGGTCCCGTATTATTATTTAATGTGCTGCCAAATGTATTTAATCAAATGGCCTTTGGCATGGTCTTTTTTGTCGCCTTCTTAGTTTTATTCTTATTTGCAGCTCTTACATCGGCCTTTTCGATGCTGGAAATCATTGTTTCCGTGATTGCGAAAGGAGATGTCAAAAAGAGAGTGAAATGGTCCTGGATCATCGGAATTGCGATTTTTCTTTTTGGCACCCCATCCGCGCTATCCTATGGTGTCTTAAGTGATGTTCTGGTGTTTGGCAAGACGATTTTTGATGCCGCGGATTATTTAGTAAGCAATGTCTTAATGCCGATTGGCGCATTATTAATCTCAATATTCGTGCCGTTGAAAATAAAAAAATCAGCACTCTACGAAGAACTAGCATTAGGAGGAGGACTGCCACTAGGATTATTCCGTGTCTGGTTTGTTCTCATACGCTATGTAGCCCCTATCGCGATATTATTTGTTTGCTACCATGTCATTAGGGGATAA
- a CDS encoding GNAT family N-acetyltransferase, whose product MIRKLTEQDHQQVITFLSEEPSINLFIIGDLEVFGYSSEFQEIWAEFDEENMIKAVILRFHQSFIPYAKGEFDTEGFVTIMKQYNQPILLSGKSDIVEQFEVFDDLHLGKKQVTFFAECLTNEYLSTENQSIAINKATIKDVDQIIELRGSIEEFHISSDAREILVQAMESNTSRTYYTEDNNVITSCVSTTAENSLSAMIVGVCTRKEYRRQGIATAIMQRLFQDILDEGKKLCLFYDNPEAGRIYKKLGFKDIGKWTMYRG is encoded by the coding sequence GTGATTAGAAAGCTGACAGAGCAAGATCACCAGCAGGTTATCACTTTTTTAAGTGAGGAACCTTCTATTAATCTATTTATTATTGGGGATCTAGAGGTCTTCGGATATTCTTCGGAATTCCAGGAGATTTGGGCAGAGTTTGATGAAGAGAATATGATTAAAGCTGTAATTCTAAGGTTTCATCAATCTTTTATTCCATATGCTAAGGGAGAATTCGATACCGAGGGCTTTGTTACGATTATGAAACAGTACAATCAGCCGATTCTATTATCTGGGAAGTCTGACATCGTAGAACAATTCGAAGTTTTTGATGACCTACACCTTGGTAAGAAGCAAGTAACCTTCTTTGCGGAATGCCTTACGAATGAATACCTTAGTACCGAGAATCAGTCCATCGCAATTAATAAGGCGACAATTAAGGATGTAGATCAAATTATTGAGCTTCGCGGATCAATTGAAGAATTTCATATTAGTAGTGATGCGCGGGAGATATTAGTGCAAGCGATGGAATCAAATACATCTAGAACCTATTATACGGAAGATAATAATGTCATCACTTCCTGTGTTTCCACAACTGCCGAAAATTCCCTGTCGGCCATGATTGTCGGTGTTTGCACCCGTAAGGAATACCGACGTCAGGGCATTGCAACTGCTATTATGCAAAGATTATTTCAGGATATTTTAGACGAAGGGAAAAAACTTTGTCTTTTTTACGACAATCCAGAAGCCGGCCGTATTTACAAGAAACTTGGCTTCAAAGATATTGGAAAATGGACAATGTACCGCGGATAA
- a CDS encoding SDR family NAD(P)-dependent oxidoreductase: MGRLLNKVAIVTGGASGIGENMVDLFSKEGAIVIAADINEAALERASQKENVYGMKLNVASEEDWEQMLKEIKDRFGRIDILVNNAGISSEKPVEEIHIDDWQKMLTINGFGPFLGMKHVVPYMKEQQKGSIVNISSYTAQIGMGFNHYSASKGAVRAISKAAATQYGRFGIRVNTLFPGTIETPMTKNLESSKEIMKHLVAMTPLQRLGKPEDVANAALFLASDESSYIAGAELVIDGGYSAQ; the protein is encoded by the coding sequence ATGGGAAGATTATTAAATAAAGTGGCGATTGTTACCGGCGGTGCGTCTGGAATCGGAGAAAACATGGTAGACCTTTTTAGTAAAGAAGGCGCTATTGTGATAGCAGCTGATATTAATGAAGCTGCACTTGAAAGAGCCAGTCAGAAGGAAAATGTCTATGGAATGAAATTGAATGTGGCTTCCGAAGAGGATTGGGAGCAAATGTTAAAGGAAATTAAAGACCGTTTTGGAAGAATTGATATTCTCGTTAACAATGCCGGCATTTCTTCTGAAAAACCAGTTGAAGAGATCCATATTGATGATTGGCAAAAAATGTTGACAATCAATGGATTCGGACCATTTCTTGGGATGAAGCATGTCGTTCCATATATGAAAGAACAACAAAAGGGCTCGATTGTAAATATCTCCTCTTATACGGCACAAATCGGGATGGGCTTTAACCATTATTCAGCATCCAAAGGGGCAGTTCGTGCGATTTCTAAAGCAGCGGCAACGCAATATGGCCGTTTCGGTATCCGCGTCAATACGCTATTCCCGGGAACGATTGAAACCCCAATGACGAAAAATCTAGAGTCTTCGAAAGAAATTATGAAACATTTAGTTGCGATGACACCGTTACAACGACTTGGCAAACCAGAGGATGTTGCGAATGCTGCCCTTTTCTTAGCAAGTGATGAATCCTCCTATATCGCTGGCGCTGAATTGGTTATTGATGGCGGCTATTCCGCTCAATAA
- a CDS encoding MarR family winged helix-turn-helix transcriptional regulator, which yields MENPSIFELIHMMDKVNNRLIIEWNKMFNENIGISHILVLSHLKNHGKSRPSDIAKALGLAPPSITHLSEKLIQKELAVRVTDEGDKRILYLEIRDEGLRILTKAQEEGKMLRKQLFEKLTAEEQQQLLGIYSKLI from the coding sequence GTGGAAAATCCATCTATCTTTGAACTCATCCATATGATGGATAAGGTAAACAATCGCTTGATTATCGAGTGGAATAAAATGTTCAATGAAAATATTGGCATCTCGCATATATTAGTTTTGTCGCATTTGAAGAATCATGGGAAAAGCAGGCCATCAGATATTGCGAAAGCACTCGGCCTAGCCCCGCCCTCGATTACACATCTCAGTGAAAAATTAATTCAAAAAGAGCTCGCTGTGCGCGTGACAGATGAAGGAGATAAAAGAATTCTTTATTTAGAGATCAGAGATGAAGGGCTCCGCATCTTAACGAAAGCACAAGAAGAAGGGAAAATGCTGCGGAAGCAGCTGTTTGAAAAATTAACAGCCGAAGAACAACAACAGCTCTTAGGAATCTATTCAAAACTAATTTAG
- a CDS encoding cation diffusion facilitator family transporter, translating to METEKYQNLKLGERGAIISIIAYICLSILKLAIGYISNSAALKADGLNNTTDIIASLAVFIGLKLSQRPPDADHGYGHWKSETIASLVASFIMLAVGIEVLTEALTSMFQGGKETPDMIAAYVGLFSAIVMYVVYRYNKKLAAKINSKSVMAAAKDNISDAWVSIGTAAGIFGSQLHMPWMDTVTAMIVGLLICKTAVDIFKEASHDLSDGFDENKIQLYQEVITKVDGVEGIKEIKGRNYGNNEVIDVVILVHSTLDIREAHDIATHVEKVMIKDYGVYDVHVHVEPN from the coding sequence ATGGAGACAGAAAAATATCAAAATCTTAAATTAGGTGAACGCGGAGCAATCATTAGCATAATTGCTTACATATGTTTATCGATCTTAAAACTGGCAATTGGATATATCAGTAACTCCGCTGCTTTGAAAGCAGATGGTCTTAACAATACAACCGACATCATTGCTTCATTAGCTGTATTTATCGGATTGAAGCTTTCACAAAGACCGCCAGACGCCGATCATGGGTATGGTCATTGGAAAAGTGAAACGATTGCTTCGCTGGTGGCTTCTTTTATCATGTTAGCCGTTGGTATAGAAGTGTTGACCGAAGCTTTGACTTCCATGTTTCAGGGAGGAAAAGAGACTCCAGATATGATCGCTGCTTATGTAGGGCTTTTTTCAGCAATTGTCATGTATGTTGTTTACCGATACAATAAAAAGTTGGCAGCAAAAATTAATAGTAAATCCGTGATGGCTGCGGCTAAAGATAATATTTCTGATGCGTGGGTCAGTATTGGAACAGCAGCTGGTATATTTGGCTCTCAATTACATATGCCCTGGATGGACACCGTAACGGCCATGATTGTAGGGCTCTTAATCTGTAAAACAGCTGTAGATATTTTTAAGGAAGCGTCTCATGATCTATCCGACGGATTTGATGAAAATAAGATTCAGCTTTACCAAGAGGTTATTACCAAGGTCGACGGAGTGGAAGGAATAAAAGAAATTAAGGGGAGAAACTATGGAAACAATGAAGTCATCGATGTAGTTATCCTGGTTCATTCTACTTTAGATATTCGCGAAGCTCATGACATTGCTACACATGTTGAAAAAGTGATGATCAAGGATTACGGAGTCTACGATGTTCATGTCCATGTGGAACCAAACTAG
- a CDS encoding MBL fold metallo-hydrolase, with the protein MSEVILSVLGTAQDAGLPHPNCFCKNCTQAISNPQFRRLAASLAIIEPDAEKWHLIDATPDLKEQLARLQMKYNLQGKLMDGIFLTHAHLGHYPGLLFLGREAIGASGIPVLAGTKMKHLLEEQAPWSQLTKLGNITVQEIQDGQDIQVSPLVTVTPVDVPHRNEFSETFAFWIKGPNKKVLYVPDIDRWHEWKHDIHAVCEEADICLLDGTFHSAKDLEHIGRDYREIPHPLMVETMEQLHDLAEKTEIYFTHLNHSNPAIDSEQSIRQEIKAKGFHIAEEEMEFRL; encoded by the coding sequence ATGAGTGAGGTCATTTTAAGTGTATTAGGAACGGCTCAAGATGCCGGCCTGCCCCACCCAAATTGTTTTTGTAAAAATTGTACACAGGCCATTAGCAATCCGCAGTTTAGGCGCCTCGCCGCGTCATTGGCAATTATCGAGCCAGACGCAGAGAAGTGGCATTTGATTGATGCAACACCTGATTTGAAAGAACAATTGGCTAGGCTGCAAATGAAGTACAACCTGCAAGGGAAGCTAATGGATGGCATCTTTTTAACACATGCCCATTTGGGTCATTACCCCGGCTTACTATTTTTAGGCCGGGAAGCCATCGGTGCTAGCGGAATACCGGTGCTGGCGGGCACAAAAATGAAACATTTATTAGAAGAACAAGCTCCATGGAGCCAATTAACCAAGCTGGGGAATATCACCGTTCAAGAAATCCAGGACGGGCAGGACATTCAGGTTTCTCCCCTTGTCACGGTTACACCTGTTGATGTGCCGCATCGAAATGAATTTTCCGAAACATTTGCTTTTTGGATTAAGGGTCCGAATAAAAAGGTCCTCTATGTTCCGGATATTGATCGCTGGCACGAATGGAAACACGACATTCATGCCGTATGTGAGGAAGCGGACATCTGTTTGCTTGATGGGACCTTCCATTCAGCGAAAGACCTTGAGCATATTGGCCGAGATTATCGCGAAATCCCTCACCCGCTCATGGTCGAAACAATGGAACAGCTGCATGATTTAGCGGAAAAAACCGAGATATATTTCACCCATTTAAATCATTCCAATCCGGCGATTGATTCGGAGCAGTCCATTCGTCAAGAGATTAAAGCAAAAGGATTTCATATTGCAGAGGAAGAAATGGAATTTAGGTTATAA
- the nhaC gene encoding Na+/H+ antiporter NhaC, with protein MKKELSIGMSLIPIIALIGAAALSIFIWKAGMHIPLMIGVIAAAVVSIAAGWSWVEVQEMMVKGVARALPAVFILLIIGIIVGTWIASGVIPTMIYYGLSIIEPSLFVPIAALVTGIISITLGSSFTSIATIGLAFMAIGEGLGFSPGLVAGAVISGAYFGDKLSPLSDTTNIAPAMAETDLFSHVKHMLWDTIPAFVISIILYWFVSQTTATNGGADTNVIDTMKTGLDDVFVIHPLLLLMPVLTIILMIKRTPAIPALMGVSILGGLLAIFVQGAAVTSIIQVMTNGFHVESGVKALDSLLNRGGLMSMLGTIGLLILATALGGILEETGSFEVLTKKMMSKVHSAGTLISSTILSTFVVAFASGAQFLAIILPARTFVKNYKEMGIDTKNLSRCVEAAGTVGINLVPWGVPAVFAAGILGVSPGEFIPFAFFAFLVPLMNILFGFTGWTITKKNYSHETNNKDDKGSVAI; from the coding sequence ATGAAAAAGGAACTTTCAATTGGGATGTCGCTTATCCCTATCATTGCATTGATTGGCGCTGCTGCCTTATCGATTTTTATTTGGAAAGCGGGAATGCATATTCCGTTAATGATCGGTGTTATTGCCGCCGCAGTTGTTTCCATTGCTGCCGGCTGGAGCTGGGTTGAAGTCCAAGAGATGATGGTGAAGGGCGTGGCGCGTGCCTTACCCGCCGTTTTTATCTTACTGATTATCGGAATCATTGTCGGAACATGGATTGCGAGCGGGGTGATCCCGACCATGATTTACTATGGACTTTCTATTATTGAACCATCCCTGTTTGTGCCGATTGCGGCACTCGTAACCGGCATTATCTCTATCACATTAGGAAGCTCGTTTACTTCGATTGCGACCATTGGACTTGCTTTTATGGCGATCGGTGAAGGACTTGGCTTTTCTCCGGGGCTTGTTGCAGGAGCGGTGATTTCTGGAGCCTATTTTGGGGATAAATTGTCACCACTATCTGACACTACCAACATTGCACCAGCGATGGCCGAAACCGATTTATTCAGCCATGTGAAGCACATGCTTTGGGATACGATCCCGGCATTTGTTATTTCAATTATTTTATATTGGTTCGTCAGCCAGACCACTGCAACGAATGGCGGCGCCGATACGAATGTGATCGATACGATGAAAACAGGTTTAGACGATGTTTTCGTCATCCATCCGTTATTATTATTGATGCCTGTATTAACGATTATTTTAATGATTAAACGCACACCGGCCATCCCTGCCTTAATGGGAGTCAGTATTTTAGGCGGCTTACTAGCCATTTTTGTCCAGGGAGCAGCCGTAACTTCCATTATTCAAGTCATGACAAACGGATTCCACGTAGAGTCTGGCGTTAAAGCGTTAGATTCCCTGTTAAATCGCGGCGGACTTATGTCCATGCTCGGGACGATTGGATTGTTAATCCTTGCAACTGCTCTTGGGGGCATTCTAGAGGAGACTGGCTCCTTCGAAGTGTTAACGAAAAAGATGATGTCCAAAGTTCATTCGGCTGGAACCTTAATCAGCTCCACTATCCTTTCTACCTTTGTTGTAGCATTTGCCAGCGGGGCGCAATTTTTAGCGATAATTTTACCTGCAAGAACGTTTGTGAAAAACTATAAGGAGATGGGTATTGATACGAAAAACCTTTCTCGATGTGTGGAAGCAGCTGGTACCGTTGGAATTAACCTCGTCCCGTGGGGCGTACCTGCCGTATTTGCTGCAGGAATCCTCGGTGTCAGCCCTGGTGAATTTATTCCATTTGCTTTCTTTGCCTTCCTTGTCCCGCTCATGAATATATTATTCGGTTTTACCGGCTGGACGATTACAAAAAAGAACTATAGTCATGAAACCAATAATAAGGATGACAAAGGAAGTGTTGCAATATGA
- a CDS encoding SDR family NAD(P)-dependent oxidoreductase has product MYCMDLSGKVAIVTGGAQGIGKAIVEGLLECEAKVAVIDREVSSEHSNDRILYLQTDVSKSEQVDEMVLKVIEYFGRLDILVNNAGISSMDYAVDIKETDWDRVMDVNAKGVYLCSQAVARFLKKQGQGGKIINISSQAGKNGYRLMGSYVASKHAVLGFTKVMAIELAKDQINVNAVCPGIVETDMKRNERVIGGELRGVDADAIKEEDFSQVPLGRTATPQDIANVVVFLASKYSDYMTGQGINVTGGMTMS; this is encoded by the coding sequence ATGTATTGTATGGATTTATCAGGAAAAGTAGCCATTGTAACCGGAGGGGCGCAGGGAATTGGCAAAGCGATTGTGGAGGGACTTTTAGAATGCGAGGCGAAAGTAGCTGTCATTGACAGGGAAGTTAGTTCTGAACACTCGAATGATCGGATATTGTATCTTCAGACAGATGTTTCAAAAAGCGAACAAGTCGATGAAATGGTTCTTAAGGTGATTGAGTACTTTGGCCGATTAGATATTTTGGTTAACAATGCCGGCATTTCCTCAATGGATTACGCCGTTGACATTAAAGAAACTGATTGGGATCGCGTAATGGACGTGAATGCCAAAGGGGTCTACCTATGCAGTCAAGCAGTGGCACGTTTTTTAAAAAAACAAGGACAAGGCGGGAAAATCATTAATATTTCTTCTCAAGCAGGGAAAAATGGCTATCGCCTGATGGGAAGTTATGTTGCCTCCAAACATGCTGTTCTAGGGTTTACTAAAGTAATGGCAATCGAATTAGCGAAAGATCAAATCAATGTCAATGCTGTTTGTCCCGGGATTGTTGAGACGGATATGAAAAGAAATGAAAGAGTCATTGGCGGTGAATTAAGAGGAGTAGATGCAGATGCCATTAAAGAGGAGGATTTTTCCCAGGTTCCACTGGGCAGAACCGCAACCCCGCAAGATATTGCCAATGTGGTCGTCTTTTTAGCATCCAAATACTCAGATTATATGACAGGTCAAGGCATCAACGTAACGGGCGGCATGACGATGAGCTGA
- a CDS encoding Na+/H+ antiporter NhaC family protein — protein MSTKKEKQGSLLALLPLLIFVLLFIGTGIITKDFSKMPLSVAIIIAGAIALMMNRKESLTKKIDIFCKGAGHPNIILMCIIFILAGAFAGVAKGMGAVESTVNLGLSLLPENLLMVGLFIIGCFISTSMGTSMGTVVALAPIGIGIAEQTGIPMALAMATVIGGAMFGDNLSMISDTTIAAVRTQNTNMKDKFKTNFFIVLPGAILTAIILGVITAGNQASVGGEHPYEMIKVLPYLAVLVTALLGVNVLIVLIGGTIFAGIIGIAYGSYSFTEFLQAVAQGVISMEDLAIVALMIGGVVEIIKHNGGIEYLLHFISSRIKSKKGAEFGIAGLVSAADIATANNTISIVMAGPLAKEIADEYEIDPRKSASLLDIFSSCWQGIVPYGGQFLVAAGLASISPVSIMPYSFYPVLLGICGVIAILIGYPKYRKPMNAAEPNNVSSLEKKTS, from the coding sequence ATGTCTACTAAAAAAGAGAAGCAAGGAAGTCTCCTTGCCCTATTACCATTGTTGATTTTTGTACTGCTTTTTATTGGCACAGGAATCATCACAAAGGATTTTTCCAAAATGCCATTGAGTGTGGCGATTATTATTGCGGGAGCCATCGCTCTAATGATGAACAGAAAGGAAAGTCTGACTAAAAAGATTGATATTTTTTGTAAAGGTGCCGGGCACCCCAATATTATACTAATGTGTATCATCTTTATTTTAGCAGGTGCATTCGCTGGAGTGGCAAAAGGAATGGGAGCAGTTGAATCCACGGTTAATCTTGGATTGTCACTATTACCAGAGAATTTGCTAATGGTCGGGCTTTTCATTATTGGCTGTTTCATTTCAACCTCCATGGGAACATCAATGGGAACCGTTGTTGCATTGGCGCCCATTGGGATTGGGATTGCTGAACAAACGGGCATTCCGATGGCATTAGCCATGGCGACTGTGATTGGCGGTGCGATGTTTGGCGATAACCTCTCGATGATTTCGGATACGACCATCGCAGCTGTGAGAACGCAGAATACGAATATGAAAGATAAATTTAAAACTAACTTTTTCATTGTGTTGCCAGGGGCGATTCTAACCGCAATTATTCTTGGCGTCATCACTGCAGGCAATCAGGCAAGCGTTGGCGGCGAACACCCATATGAAATGATTAAAGTTCTTCCATATCTCGCTGTTTTAGTGACAGCACTATTGGGAGTAAATGTTTTAATCGTGTTAATAGGTGGAACGATATTTGCCGGAATTATTGGAATCGCATACGGGTCATACAGCTTTACTGAATTTTTACAGGCCGTGGCACAAGGTGTGATTAGTATGGAAGACTTAGCGATCGTTGCTTTAATGATCGGCGGGGTTGTTGAAATTATCAAACACAATGGGGGAATTGAGTACCTCCTGCATTTTATTTCTAGCAGAATTAAATCGAAAAAAGGAGCCGAGTTTGGCATTGCAGGATTGGTAAGTGCAGCCGACATTGCAACTGCGAATAATACGATTTCCATTGTCATGGCAGGACCGTTAGCGAAAGAAATTGCAGATGAATATGAGATTGATCCGCGAAAATCGGCAAGTTTGCTCGATATTTTTTCTAGCTGCTGGCAAGGGATTGTTCCTTATGGCGGTCAATTCCTTGTTGCTGCGGGATTAGCTTCGATTTCACCTGTCAGCATTATGCCTTATTCCTTTTATCCAGTCTTGCTAGGGATTTGCGGTGTGATTGCCATCCTTATCGGTTATCCAAAATATCGCAAGCCAATGAATGCAGCTGAGCCAAATAACGTGTCTTCCTTAGAAAAAAAGACTTCTTGA
- a CDS encoding S-ribosylhomocysteine lyase codes for MVKQLNVESFNLDHTKVKAPFVRLAGVKNGQNGDVIHKYDLRFKQPNKEHMEMPAVHSLEHLMAENIRNYSAHVVDVSPMGCQTGFYLTVINHDNYDEILDVLEKTLNDVLAAEEVPACNEVQCGWAASHSLEGAKELAREMLAKRNDWNEVFGEE; via the coding sequence ATGGTAAAGCAATTGAACGTGGAAAGTTTTAATTTAGATCATACAAAAGTAAAAGCACCGTTTGTACGCTTAGCAGGGGTTAAAAATGGACAAAACGGGGATGTCATTCACAAATATGACCTTCGTTTTAAGCAGCCAAACAAAGAGCATATGGAAATGCCGGCAGTTCATTCGCTTGAACACTTAATGGCTGAAAATATTCGTAATTATTCTGCTCATGTGGTAGATGTAAGTCCAATGGGCTGCCAAACAGGTTTTTACTTAACGGTCATTAATCATGATAACTATGATGAAATTTTGGATGTGCTAGAAAAAACATTAAATGATGTACTGGCAGCTGAAGAAGTTCCTGCTTGCAATGAAGTGCAATGCGGGTGGGCGGCAAGCCATAGCCTTGAAGGGGCAAAAGAGCTGGCAAGGGAAATGCTTGCGAAGCGGAATGACTGGAACGAGGTTTTTGGAGAAGAATAA